The sequence TTCGCCATGGAACTTGTGCCGCGGATCTCGCGCGCGCAGACAATGGATGCGCTCTCCGCGATGGGTTCCATTGGCGGGTATCGCGCCGTACTGCTCGCCGCCGAGCGGCTTCCAAAGTTCTTCCCGCTTCTCACGACTGCGGCTGGGACTGTAAAGCCTGCCAACGTGCTTGTTCTTGGAGCGGGCGTTGCCGGCCTGCAGGCAATCGCCACCGCAAGACGACTGGGTGCTCGCGTGTCTGCCTATGACATTAGGGCGGAAGTCAAGGAGCAGATCGAAAGCCTTGGTGGTCGGTTCGTGGAGTTGGAGATCGAGACGCAGGATTCGGACGACACCGGTGGCTACGCCAAGGCGCTGGCCGAGGAGAAGGCGAAGCGACAGACGGAACTTCTGGAGCCCCACATCGCAAAGGCCGATGTGGTCGTCACTACCGCGCTGATACCGGGGCGGCCGGCACCGGTCCTCATAACCGAGAACGCCGTCAAGGGCATGCACGCCGGATCAGTCATCGTCGATCTCGCCGCTGCCAACGGTGGCAACTGCGCGCTGACAAAAGCAGGCGAAACGGTGGTCGCAAACGGCGTCACGATTCTGGGCCCGACCAATCTGCCGGCCGAAATGGCAGTACATGGCAGTGAGATGTACGGCCGGACACTCCTGGCGCTTGCCGGCGAAATGGTAAAGGATGGAGAGCTTTCCCTCGACTTCGAGGATGAGATCATCGGTGGCTCGTGCGTATGTCACGCCGGCGATGTGGTCAACGAACGAGTCAAGTCACTCCTTGCCGGCTGACCGGCATGAGCGATTGCACCAACAAACGAATACCAGGCTATGCTTGAAAACTTAATTGTCTTCGTGCTTGCGAGCTTCATCGGATTTGAAGTGATCAGCAAGGTTCCGCAGACGCTTCATACCCCGCTGATGTCGGGTGCCAACGCGATCAGCGGCATCACGATTGTTGGCGCACTCGTCGTTGCCGGCATGGTCGGCGGGGTAGCGGCCAAGTGGATCGGCGTGGCGGCCTTGATAGTTGCCACGATTAACGTGGTGGGTGGCTTTATGGTCACCGACCGAATGTTGCAGATGTTCAAGAAGAAGCCGCAGGAAAAGTCAGTGGCCAAGGCTGGTAACTGAACTCCGCAGGTGAAAATAGGTAGCTATGAAAACGCAGATTATTGATCTTATATACCTGCTGGCAGCGGTGCTCTTCATTCTCGGCTTGAAGAGGCTTACGTCGCCGGCGACGGCTAGAGCCGGCAACCAGATGGCGGCTGTCGGCATGTTCATTGCCGCTGTGGCAACGCTATTCATTCAGCAGATCCTGACGCCGGTCGAGATGATTGTCGGCCTCGTGGTCGGCGGCGGCATTGGCGCGATCCTGGCACGCAAAGTGGCCATGACCGGAATGCCGGAACTGGTGGCGGCCTTCAACGGATTTGGTGGACTCGCATCGGCGCTGGTAGCGGGTGCGGAAATTGCCCGATACCTTGGTGACGCCCCCTTAGGCACTGTCGACGCCATCGCCGTCGGCACGTCGATTACCATTGCGCTCAGTGTGCTCATCGGCACCGTGACATTTTCGGGAAGCTTCATCGCATTTGGCAAACTCGCCGGCAAGATCACGGGCAACCCGATCGTCTTTCCCGGGATGAGAGTGTTGACTGTCCTGCTGGCTCTTGGAATTGTCGGCTCGACGGTCTTCATGGCCATATCGACTCCGGACTTTCCTGCCATCAGCGATCCGGTCGTCTGGTCGGTGCTTGCACTCGCCGGAATGGCACTCATCATCGGAGTCCTGCTCGTCATTCCGATCGGTGGGGCTGACATGCCGGTCGTTGTGTCGCTGCTGAACTCGTATTCCGGTCTGGCAGCGGCCGCCACCGGATTCGTGCTCAATAACGTGGCCCTCATCGTAAGTGGCGCGCTCGTCGGAGCAGCCGGCCTCATCCTCACCATGATCATGTGTGAGGCTATGAACCGCTCGCTGCTCAACGTGCTCATCGGTGGATTCGGTGGTGACCAGCCCGCTCCAGGAGCGGGCGGAGCGGTAGTTCCAACCGGATTGACCGTACACTCGACGACTCCCGAGGACTCGGCCATCCTGCTCTCCTATGCGCAGAAGGTCATCTTCGTGCCAGGCTACGGAATGGCTGTAGCGCAAGCTCAGCACACCGTGCGCGAACTGGCAGAATTGCTCCAGGAGAACGGTGTCGAAGTCAAGTATGCCATTCACCCGGTCGCCGGTCGTATGCCTGGCCACATGAACGTGCTGCTGGCAGAGGCGAACGTCCCGTACGACCTTCTCTTCGAGATGGACGACATCAACGGAGAGTTTGACTCAACCGACGTAGCCGTCGTGATTGGAGCCAACGACGTCGTGAATCCGGCTGCTCGTCACGACACAGCCAGCCCGATCTACGGCATGCCCATCCTGAACGTCGACCATGCGCAGACGGTAATTGTGATGAAGCGAAGCCTCAACCCGGGCTACGCAGGCATCGACAATGAACTGTTCTATGGTGACAACACGCGAATGCTGTTCGGTGACGCCAAGGACTCGATGAGCAAACTCGTGACAGAGGTCAAGGCGCTCTAGGCTCGTCCACATCTGGGCAGTACCTGAGCGTGCTAGATCTGGGGCGCGTCGGCCTGAGTTGGACTCAGACGGGCGCGCCCCGCGCTTTTTCGTCCCGCCGACAGGCCTGCGTACTGCATCAGCGTGTCGAGTCGGTCCACTGCGCCCGGCACACGCTAACGCACCCGGCTGCGTTGGGCGCACTCAGGCGCCCACTGGTGCACTGGTTGCTATTTGACGCAGGTGCATCCTCACGAACACGGCTGCGCCCGTTACAACCTGACGAACACTTCTGCGCCGACCACATCCAGGCGGTCATCGCTGCGCCGGTGACATTCTGTCAAACACTTCTGAGCCGGGTGATGGCGAACATTGATTCCGACGCTGATCGCATAGTGACAGACTTCGCCACGAACATGTGATGTCATGGATCTCCCGGCCCGACATCTACTCACCCGAACAGTGGACGATCGAGAGCCGACCTGTGCCGACGGCCTTTCCGGCTGCTAGGCACCACGTTTCAGGATCGGCTCGAGTGTAGCCCACACCGTACGCGCGATGATCTCGTGTCCATCTGCGGTTGGATGGATTCCGTCAGGCTGATTGAGCTCCTGAATTCCACCGACCCCTTCGAGAATGTGAGGGATCAGAACGACATCGTTCGCCGCCGCCACTTCGGGATATACGGATTCAAATCGCTCTCGGTAGGCGCCGCCCATATTCATGGGCATCCGCATGCCTCCAAGAATGATCGTCATGTCAGAGTTCCGGGCGCGCGCCGTCGTGATGATGGCCGTCAGGTTTTCACGCACCGACTCCGGGTCTACGCCTCTCAAGCCATCGTTACCGCCGAGTTCGATAAGCAGAATATCCGCTTCGTTCCTCAGCAGCCATTCCACCCGTCGACGGCCGCCCGCCGTGGTCTCGCCACTCAAGCCCGCGGCCACGACCTCGTAGTCGTATCCCGCTGAGTCAATGAGCGCCTGCAGGCGAGCCGGAAACGCCTGCGCGGGATCGAGTCCGTAGCCGGCCGTAATACTGTCGCCCAGCATCAGTATGCGTGCGCGATCGACTTTGGACTCTGCCCGGGTGCCAGTCTCCGCTGGTACGACATCGGTGGAGTTCGCTGGCTCTTCACTCGCACATGCGGTGGCCAGAAGAACACATACCAGCACGAGACGGTATAGCGGTTTACGATTACTGATCATCAACTCTCGATGGGTACGTTTGTGGCCTTTGCTAACGAATCTCTTCCTGATGCGGTTCTCGAGGTTTCCAACCTCACCAAGACCTATCGATCGGGTAGCAGCCAGTTGACCGTCCTCGACGATGTGTCTTTCACTCTTCGGAGAGGT is a genomic window of Rhodothermales bacterium containing:
- a CDS encoding Re/Si-specific NAD(P)(+) transhydrogenase subunit alpha — its product is MAISVGIPKESVAGERRVSAVPELVQRFNRAGMDILLEKGAGDAACYADADFEEKGARIVSRAEALGADIVLKVQPPTPEEISGLKKGAVLIGFLSPLDHPKVAKALAAAGTSAFAMELVPRISRAQTMDALSAMGSIGGYRAVLLAAERLPKFFPLLTTAAGTVKPANVLVLGAGVAGLQAIATARRLGARVSAYDIRAEVKEQIESLGGRFVELEIETQDSDDTGGYAKALAEEKAKRQTELLEPHIAKADVVVTTALIPGRPAPVLITENAVKGMHAGSVIVDLAAANGGNCALTKAGETVVANGVTILGPTNLPAEMAVHGSEMYGRTLLALAGEMVKDGELSLDFEDEIIGGSCVCHAGDVVNERVKSLLAG
- a CDS encoding NAD(P) transhydrogenase subunit alpha — protein: MLENLIVFVLASFIGFEVISKVPQTLHTPLMSGANAISGITIVGALVVAGMVGGVAAKWIGVAALIVATINVVGGFMVTDRMLQMFKKKPQEKSVAKAGN
- a CDS encoding NAD(P)(+) transhydrogenase (Re/Si-specific) subunit beta gives rise to the protein MKTQIIDLIYLLAAVLFILGLKRLTSPATARAGNQMAAVGMFIAAVATLFIQQILTPVEMIVGLVVGGGIGAILARKVAMTGMPELVAAFNGFGGLASALVAGAEIARYLGDAPLGTVDAIAVGTSITIALSVLIGTVTFSGSFIAFGKLAGKITGNPIVFPGMRVLTVLLALGIVGSTVFMAISTPDFPAISDPVVWSVLALAGMALIIGVLLVIPIGGADMPVVVSLLNSYSGLAAAATGFVLNNVALIVSGALVGAAGLILTMIMCEAMNRSLLNVLIGGFGGDQPAPGAGGAVVPTGLTVHSTTPEDSAILLSYAQKVIFVPGYGMAVAQAQHTVRELAELLQENGVEVKYAIHPVAGRMPGHMNVLLAEANVPYDLLFEMDDINGEFDSTDVAVVIGANDVVNPAARHDTASPIYGMPILNVDHAQTVIVMKRSLNPGYAGIDNELFYGDNTRMLFGDAKDSMSKLVTEVKAL
- a CDS encoding arylesterase; this encodes MISNRKPLYRLVLVCVLLATACASEEPANSTDVVPAETGTRAESKVDRARILMLGDSITAGYGLDPAQAFPARLQALIDSAGYDYEVVAAGLSGETTAGGRRRVEWLLRNEADILLIELGGNDGLRGVDPESVRENLTAIITTARARNSDMTIILGGMRMPMNMGGAYRERFESVYPEVAAANDVVLIPHILEGVGGIQELNQPDGIHPTADGHEIIARTVWATLEPILKRGA